A segment of the Alistipes communis genome:
CACCCGCACGCGGCTGAGTTTCACGTCGGCCATGATGGAGCTGGGCGGCAACGTCATCGGTTTTTCGGACGCCGCGTCGTCGTCGGTGTCGAAGGGCGAAACGGTGGCCGACACGGTGCGCGTGATCGCCTGCTTCGCCGACATCATCGCCATGCGCCATTTCAAGGAGGGGGCGCCGCTCGTGGCGTCGCAGTACGCCGGCATCCCGGTCATCAACGCCGGCGACGGCAGCCATGCGCATCCCACGCAGACGCTTACCGACCTGCTGACGATCAAGCGCGAACTGGGACGGTTGGACGACCTCACGATCGGCTTCTGCGGCGACCTGAAATTCGGCCGTACGGTGCACTCGCTCATCAAGGCGCTGTCGCGCCGCACGGGGATCAAGGTGATCCTGATCGCGCCCGAAGAGCTGCGCCTGCCCGACTACATCCGGCACGAGGTGTGCGACAAATACGGCGTGCCGACCGTCGAAGTGCGCACCATGGAGGAGGTGATGCCCGAATTGGATATCCTTTACATGACCCGCGTGCAGAAGGAGCGTTTTCTGGACGAGGAGGAGTTCGAGCGGGTAAAGGACAGTTTCGTGCTGACGCCCGAGAAACTTGAAACGGCCAAGAAGGAGATGGTCGTCCTGCATCCGCTGCCGCGCGTCAACGAGATCACGCGCGCGGTGGACAACGACCCCCGCGCCGCCTATTTCCGGCAGGTCGAGAACGGCAAGTTCGTCCGCATGGCGCTGATCTATACGCTGCTGCAATGGGCGGGCGAACGGAAAGCGGCCCCTACGCCGCATCTGACCGAAGCATACGACGTCAATCGCCTGCGCTGCCAGAACCGCCGCTGCATCTCGGCCACCGAAGACGTCGACCAGCTCTTCCATGAGATCGACGGCGAACCGGGCAGTTACCGTTGCGCCTACTGCGAGGCGAAGCTGCGCGAATAACGGCGGCAGAGCCGCTTCCGGAATCGGTCGCGGCCGACCGGAAGAGGGGCGTTCCGTGCGTTGGAATGTTGATAAGATTGTTTATAATTTTATTTATTATAAGCTTCGGTTTTCCGTGAAAAAGGAGCTATCTTTGTGTCGTCGATAAGAAGAAACCGCACGCCATGTACGCTTTTTGGTTACAGCAGAATCAGAAAGGACGATACTCGAAAGGGTACGTACATCGTTCGTGTGCTCGGAACTGATGGAGAAAAAACCGCCGTGACGTATCGTGTCGCGGCGGTTCTTCTTTTCGGCGACGGAGCCTCTGCCGGGGTGATACGGAAGGAGTTGAGGCGGTTCGGGCGCGTGCAGGAGCGGTTCCGGGATGCGCTTCGCCGGAGAAGAGTACGCGCCGGTCGCATCCGGTGGAAAGCGGATATCGAACGTAACGGGAGCATCCGTCCGACGGGGCGGGCCCGCAAAGAAAATTTCTGATATGAGTGCGAAAGTAGGAGTCATCATGGGGTCGGCCAGCGACTGGGAGGTCATGGCCGCCGCCGCCGAGACGCTCGAAGCGTTCGGCATCCCCTATGAGAAGCGGGTCGTAAGCGCCCACCGTACCCCCGACCTGTTGGTCGAGTACGCCAAGACGGCGCGCGGGCGCGGCATCGAGGTCATCATCGCCGGTGCCGGCGGGGCGGCCCATCTGCCGGGCATGGTGGCCAGCATGACGCCGCTGCCCGTGGTGGGCGTGCCGGTCAAGTCGCGTGCGCTCAACGGGCTGGACTCGTTGCTGTCGATCGTTCAGATGCCGGCCGGCGTGCCGGTGGCGACGGTGGCGATCAACGGAGCGAAGAACGCCGCGCTGATCGCCGTGTCGATCTTGGCCTTGTCCGACGGGGAGGTGGCCGCACGGCTCGATGCGTTCCGGACGCGGCAGACGGCCGACGTGTTGAAAGCGGAGTTGTAGGATGGGTGCGGCGATGAAGACGATCGGTGTGATCGGCGCGGGTCAGCTGGGGCTGATGCTCGCCGAGGAGGCGCACAAGTTGGGGGCGCGGGTGGTGACGCTCGATCCTGCGGCCGATGCTCCCGCCGCACGTGTGGCCGACGGGCATATCGTGGCGGCCTACGACGACGGGGCGGCGCTCGAAGAGCTGTGCCGCCGCAGCGACGTGGTGACCTATGAATTCGAAAACGTCCCGGGCGAAGTGCTCATTCCGCTCGTGGAGCGATACAATATTCCGCAGGGCTTCCAGCCCCTCTACGACTCGCAGGATCGCCTGCGCGAGAAGCGCAACGCCGTCGCGCACGGCCTGCGCACGCCGCGTTTCGCGCCGGCCGACGACCGCCCGTCGCTCGAAGCGGCCGTCCGCGAGGCGGGCGGCTTCCCCTGCGTCTTCAAGACCCGCACGCTGGGCTACGACGGCCACGGGCAGGTCGTGCTGCGTTCGGAGGAGGATATGGCGAAGGTCGAACCCTATTTCGGCCGGCCGGGTATCGTCGAGGAGTTCGTAGCCTTCGATTTCGAGGCGAGCGCCATCGTGGTCGGCGACGGCCGCGAGACGGTCTGCTTTCCCGTGGGGCGCAACGTCCACCGCGACGGGATTCTGGATCTGTCGGTCGTGCCGGCGGAGATTCCGGACGCGCTGCGCGACAGGATCGTGAGCGAGAGCCGGCGTTTCATGCAGGAGTGCGGTTATCGGGGCATCCTTGCGATCGAGTATTTCGTCAAGGGCGACGAGATCTATTTCAACGAAATGGCGCCGCGCCCGCACAACAGCGGGCACTGGACGATCGAGGGATGCACGACCAACCAGTTCCGCGAACTGGCGCGCTACCTGCTGGGGATGCCGTTGGAAGAGCCGCGGTTGGTGGCTCCCACGGTGATGAAGAATATCCTGGGGCGCGATTTGGCCGCCGCCGAGGCGATCGCCCGGGAGGGGCGGGCGGATGTCCACGTCCATCTCTACGGCAAACGCGAGAGCCGCCCCCTGCGTAAAATGGGGCATATCACCTTCGTGGGCCTGAGCGGCGGGCAGTTCGCCGCCGAGTGGGCCGCGCGATTCGAATGACCGGCGGAGCCGTCGGGCCGCCGCAGCGGAATAAAGAGAAAAAAGAGAACTGAACGATATGAAGAACTACCGTATTTTCGTCGAGAAACGCCCCGGATTTCGGGTCGAGGCCGAGAGCCTGCAACACGATTTGAACGAGAACCTCGGATTGCACCTCTCGCAGTTGCGTCTGCTGAACGTCTACGACCTGTTCGGCTTCACGCCCGAACTGCTCGAAGCGAGCCGTTACAGGGTGTTCGGCGAGGTGCAGACCGACGAGGTGACCGACGCCTGCGACCTCGAAGGGAGGAAATTCCTGGCGGTGGAGTATCTGCCGGGACAGTTCGATCAGCGCGCTGCGTCGGCCGTCGACTGCGTGCGGCTGATCGATCCCGAAGCCGAGGTGCGCATCCGCTCGTCGCGGCTGCTGTTGCTGGATGCAGCGACGACCGACGAGGAGCTGGCGCGCGTGCGCAAATACTACATCAACGCCGTCGAGTCGCGCGAGAAGGATCTCTCGGTGTTGAGCGACATGGAGCAGGCCGAGGTGAAGCCCGTGGAGGTGCTCGCGGGACTGCGCGAGCTGACCGACGGCGAACTGGCTCCCTATTGCGCGAAGATGGGGCTGGCGATGAACGCCGACGACCTGCGCGAGGTGGTGAACTATTTCCGGGCCGAGGGGCGCGATCCCTACGAGACGGAATTGCGGATTTTGGATACCTATTGGAGCGACCATTGCCGCCATACGACCTTTACGACGGTGCTGACCTCGATTCGGGTCGACGAGTCGTTCATGCGAGCCGAGTTGGAGGAGTCGTTGGAGCTGTATCATAAGATCCGCCGCGAACTGGGCCGCGACGAAAAACCCCTCTGCCTGATGGATCTGGCCACGATCGGCGCCCGTTACCTGCGCAAAATCGGCAAGCTGGACGATCTGGAAGTGAGCGAGGAGAACAACGCCTGCTCGATCTTCGTCGACGTCGACGTGGACGGGCAGCCCGAAAAGTGGCTGTTGCAGTTCAAGAACGAGACGCACAACCATCCCACCGAGATCGAACCCTTCGGCGGCGCTTCGACCTGTCTGGGCGGTGCGATCCGCGACCCGCTGTCGGGGCGCAGCTACGTCTACCAGGCCATGCGTGTGACGGGTGCGGGCGATATCTATCAGCCCGTCGGCGAGACGCTCGCCGGCAAACTGCCCCAGCGGGTCATCAGCCGCAAGGCTGCGGCCGGTTATTCGAGCTACGGCAACCAGATCGGTCTGGCCACGACCCACGTGCGCGAAATCTATCATCCCGACTACGTGGCCAAGCGGTTGGAGGTGGGAGCCGTGGTGGGAGCCGTGAAGGCCGAAAACGTGCGGCGCGAAACGCCTGCCGCGGGCGACGTGGTGCTGCTGCTGGGCGGCCGCACGGGGCGCGACGGCATCGGCGGTGCGACGGGTTCGTCGAAGGAACACAATACCAAGTCGCTGGAAACCTGTTCGTCGGAGGTGCAGAAGGGCAACGCTCCGGAAGAGCGCAAACTGGAACGGCTGTTCCGCCGGCCGGAGGTGACGCGCCTTATCAAGAAGTCGAACGACTTCGGCGCCGGCGGCGTGTCGGTGGCCATCGGCGAGCTGACCGACGGTCTGGACATCTATCTGGACCGCGTACCGACCAAGTACGACGGCCTGAATGCGACGGAGCTGGCGATCAGCGAGTCGCAGGAGCGCATGGCCGTAGTGGTCGAACGGGCGGACATGGAACGGTTCATGGATTATTGCCGTGAAGAGAATATCGAGGTGACGCACGTGGCCGACGTTACGGATACGCGCCGGATGCGCATGTACAACCGCGACCGGCTCGTGGTCGACCTCTCGCGCGAGTTCATCGACTCGGCGGGTGCGGCCCACTATGCCGAGGCCGAGATCGGCGCCGTCGAGGCGTGCGACCCCTTCGTGCGCAAGCCGCAGGGTGCGACGCTCGCCGAGCGCATGGAGGCCGACCTGGCGGACGACAACGTGGTGTCGCAGAAGGGCCTCGTCGAGATGTTCGACTCGACGATCGGCGCTTCGACCGTGCTGCTGCCCTTCGGCGGCCGCACGCAGGGCTCCGAGACGCAGGTCTCGGTGCAGAAACTCCCCGTCGACGGATACACCGAGACGGCGAGCATCATGGCCTACGGCTACAACCCCTTCCTTACGTCGTGGAGCCCCTATCACGGGGCGGCTTACGCCGTCGTCGAGGCCTGCGCCAAGGTGGTGGCCGCCGGTGCGGAGTTCGGGGGGATGCGTTTCTCCTATCAGGAATATTTCGAACGGATGCACACCGCCCGTTCGTGGGGCAAACCGCTGGCGGCGCTGCTGGGTGCGCTGCGGATGCAGGTCGAGCTGGGGCTGCCGTCGATCGGCGGCAAGGACTCGATGAGCGGCACCTTCCAGCAGATCAACGTGCCGCCCATGCTCATGGCCTTCGGCATTACGATCGTCGACGCGCGGCGCGTGATCTCGACCGATCTGAAAGAGGCGGGGCATACGCTCTACCTGCTCAAACATACGCCGAAGGCGAACCGTATGCCCGATACCGCGGCGCTCCGAACCTTGTGGAACTATGCTTCCGAGCGGATCGCCGCAGGTCGGATCGTGGCGGGCTATGCCGTCGGGTTCGGCGGTGTGGCCGAGGCGCTGGCGAAGATGGCTTTCGGCAACGGAATCGGCGCGGAGGTCGAGTTGCCGGAGGAGGCGCTGTTTGCCTACGACTACGGTTCGATCGTGGTGGAGAGCACCGTCGAACTCGATGCGCCCTTCGCCGTGCGGCTGGGCCGGACGACGGCCGACGAAGCGTTGACCGTCAACGGCGAGCGGATGCCGCTCGACGCGCTGCGCCGCGCCAACAGCGAGCGCTTCGCTCGAATCTATCCCGACCGCGGCGCGAACCGCGGGACGGTCATGGAGAGCACACCCGCACCTCGCACGTTCGTCTACGGGGGCGAGGCGGTGGAGCACCCCGTGGCCTACCTGCCCGTCTTCCCGGGCACGAACTGCGACTACGACACGGCCCGCGCCTTCCGCCGCGCCGGCGCCGAGGTCGAGACGACGGTCTTCTGCAACCTTTCGGCCGAGGCGATCTTCCGCTCGATCCGCGAGATGAAGGAGCATATCCGCCGGTGCCACATCTTCGTGCTCAGCGGCGGATTCTCGTCGGGCGACGAACCCGACGGAAGCGGCAAGTTCATCGCCAACGTACTCAACAACAAGGATATCGCGGAGGAGATCCATGCGCTGCTCGACCGCGGCGGCCTGATCCTGGGCATCTGCAACGGGTTCCAGGCGCTCGTCAAGTCGGGACTGCTGCCCTACGGGCGGCTGGGCTGCGTGACGAAGGATTCGCCCACGCTCTTCCGCAACGACATCAACCGCCACGTTTCGCAGATCGTCACCACGCGCGTGGCTTCGACGGCTTCGCCGTGGCTCAGTTCGTTCTCGGTGGGCGATCTGCACAGCA
Coding sequences within it:
- the purK gene encoding 5-(carboxyamino)imidazole ribonucleotide synthase, whose protein sequence is MKTIGVIGAGQLGLMLAEEAHKLGARVVTLDPAADAPAARVADGHIVAAYDDGAALEELCRRSDVVTYEFENVPGEVLIPLVERYNIPQGFQPLYDSQDRLREKRNAVAHGLRTPRFAPADDRPSLEAAVREAGGFPCVFKTRTLGYDGHGQVVLRSEEDMAKVEPYFGRPGIVEEFVAFDFEASAIVVGDGRETVCFPVGRNVHRDGILDLSVVPAEIPDALRDRIVSESRRFMQECGYRGILAIEYFVKGDEIYFNEMAPRPHNSGHWTIEGCTTNQFRELARYLLGMPLEEPRLVAPTVMKNILGRDLAAAEAIAREGRADVHVHLYGKRESRPLRKMGHITFVGLSGGQFAAEWAARFE
- the pyrB gene encoding aspartate carbamoyltransferase — its product is MRHLIEPTDLSVDETERIIDLALDIIAHREKYSEACKGRKLATLFYEPSTRTRLSFTSAMMELGGNVIGFSDAASSSVSKGETVADTVRVIACFADIIAMRHFKEGAPLVASQYAGIPVINAGDGSHAHPTQTLTDLLTIKRELGRLDDLTIGFCGDLKFGRTVHSLIKALSRRTGIKVILIAPEELRLPDYIRHEVCDKYGVPTVEVRTMEEVMPELDILYMTRVQKERFLDEEEFERVKDSFVLTPEKLETAKKEMVVLHPLPRVNEITRAVDNDPRAAYFRQVENGKFVRMALIYTLLQWAGERKAAPTPHLTEAYDVNRLRCQNRRCISATEDVDQLFHEIDGEPGSYRCAYCEAKLRE
- a CDS encoding phosphoribosylformylglycinamidine synthase, with translation MKNYRIFVEKRPGFRVEAESLQHDLNENLGLHLSQLRLLNVYDLFGFTPELLEASRYRVFGEVQTDEVTDACDLEGRKFLAVEYLPGQFDQRAASAVDCVRLIDPEAEVRIRSSRLLLLDAATTDEELARVRKYYINAVESREKDLSVLSDMEQAEVKPVEVLAGLRELTDGELAPYCAKMGLAMNADDLREVVNYFRAEGRDPYETELRILDTYWSDHCRHTTFTTVLTSIRVDESFMRAELEESLELYHKIRRELGRDEKPLCLMDLATIGARYLRKIGKLDDLEVSEENNACSIFVDVDVDGQPEKWLLQFKNETHNHPTEIEPFGGASTCLGGAIRDPLSGRSYVYQAMRVTGAGDIYQPVGETLAGKLPQRVISRKAAAGYSSYGNQIGLATTHVREIYHPDYVAKRLEVGAVVGAVKAENVRRETPAAGDVVLLLGGRTGRDGIGGATGSSKEHNTKSLETCSSEVQKGNAPEERKLERLFRRPEVTRLIKKSNDFGAGGVSVAIGELTDGLDIYLDRVPTKYDGLNATELAISESQERMAVVVERADMERFMDYCREENIEVTHVADVTDTRRMRMYNRDRLVVDLSREFIDSAGAAHYAEAEIGAVEACDPFVRKPQGATLAERMEADLADDNVVSQKGLVEMFDSTIGASTVLLPFGGRTQGSETQVSVQKLPVDGYTETASIMAYGYNPFLTSWSPYHGAAYAVVEACAKVVAAGAEFGGMRFSYQEYFERMHTARSWGKPLAALLGALRMQVELGLPSIGGKDSMSGTFQQINVPPMLMAFGITIVDARRVISTDLKEAGHTLYLLKHTPKANRMPDTAALRTLWNYASERIAAGRIVAGYAVGFGGVAEALAKMAFGNGIGAEVELPEEALFAYDYGSIVVESTVELDAPFAVRLGRTTADEALTVNGERMPLDALRRANSERFARIYPDRGANRGTVMESTPAPRTFVYGGEAVEHPVAYLPVFPGTNCDYDTARAFRRAGAEVETTVFCNLSAEAIFRSIREMKEHIRRCHIFVLSGGFSSGDEPDGSGKFIANVLNNKDIAEEIHALLDRGGLILGICNGFQALVKSGLLPYGRLGCVTKDSPTLFRNDINRHVSQIVTTRVASTASPWLSSFSVGDLHSIAVSHGEGKFVVGEQLARRLFERGQVAFQYAGPDGHATAEAPCNPNGSFYAIEGIVSEDGRILGKMGHTERYGENLFKNICGEKRQPIFENAVAYFRKRN
- the purE gene encoding 5-(carboxyamino)imidazole ribonucleotide mutase — encoded protein: MSAKVGVIMGSASDWEVMAAAAETLEAFGIPYEKRVVSAHRTPDLLVEYAKTARGRGIEVIIAGAGGAAHLPGMVASMTPLPVVGVPVKSRALNGLDSLLSIVQMPAGVPVATVAINGAKNAALIAVSILALSDGEVAARLDAFRTRQTADVLKAEL